A stretch of Lathyrus oleraceus cultivar Zhongwan6 chromosome 6, CAAS_Psat_ZW6_1.0, whole genome shotgun sequence DNA encodes these proteins:
- the LOC127098515 gene encoding 2-isopropylmalate synthase 1, chloroplastic, which translates to MATAIRTPFFSPTTTTRSPSSQNQPLLRLHFPHSSKPKFSISCSSQSQSQSQSQPQSQPEPLRQRPPYIPNHIPDSSYVRIFDTTLRDGEQSPGASMTSKEKLDIARQLAKLGVDIIEAGFPAASKDDFEAVKMIATEVGNAVDENGYVPVICGLSRCNEKDIQRAWDAVKHAKRPRVHTFIATSSIHMEYKLRMTREQVIEKARSMVAFARSLGCQDVEFSPEDAGRSDREFLYQILGEVIKAGATTLNIPDTVGITMPSEFGKLIADIKANTPGVENVIISTHCQNDLGLSTANTIEGARAGARQLEVTINGIGERAGNASLEEVVMALKCGGHIFNNLHTGINTRHIYMTSKMVEEYSGLQLQPHKALVGANAFAHESGIHQDGMLKHKGTYEIISPEDIGLERTNEAGIVLGKLSGRHAMRKRLEELGYELKDDQVESLFWRFKAVAEQKKRITDADLRALVSDEVFQAEPIWKLADIQVTCGTLGLSTATVKLVGDDGSTHVACSVGTGPVDSAYKAVDLIVKEPATLLEYSMVAVTEGIDAIATTRVLIRGESNHASTHTLTGESVQRTFSGTGAGMDVVVSSVKAYIAAINKMLSFKETPSAEKIPVNASNVS; encoded by the exons ATGGCCACCGCAATTCGAACTCCCTTCTTCTCTCCCACCACCACCACACGCTCTCCCTCTTCACAAAACCAACCTCTCCTCCGCCTCCATTTCCCTCATTCCTCTAAACCCAAATTCTCCATTTCCTGCTCCTCTCAGTCTCAGTCTCAATCTCAATCTCAACCCCAATCCCAACCAGAACCCCTTCGCCAACGTCCTCCTTACATCCCCAACCACATCCCTGACTCTTCCTATGTTCGCATCTTCGACACCACTCTCCGCGACGGCGAACAGTCCCCCGGAGCCTCCATGACTTCCAAGGAAAAACTCGACATTGCTCGCCAGCTTGCGAAGCTTGGTGTAGATATCATTGAGGCTGGATTTCCCGCTGCCTCTAAAGACGACTTCGAAGCCGTTAAAATGATTGCCACTGAAGTCGGAAACGCTGTCGACGAAAACGGTTATGTCCCTGTCATTTGTGGTCTCTCCAGATGTAATGAGAAGGATATTCAAAGGGCTTGGGATGCAGTTAAACATGCTAAGAGACCAAGGGTTCACACTTTCATTGCTACTAGCTCCATTCATATGGAGTATAAACTCAGAATGACCAGAGAACAGGTCATTGAAAAAGCACGCAGTATGGTTGCATTCGCCCGTAGTTTAGGCTGCCAAGACGTTGAGTTCAGTCCCGAAGATGCTGGAAG ATCGGATAGAGAGTTTCTGTATCAAATTCTTGGAGAAGTTATTAAGGCAGGGGCTACTACACTCAACATACCTGACACTGTTGGAATAACTATGCCGAGTGAATTCGGGAAACTGATTGCTGATATAAAAGCTAATACACCCGGAGTTGAGAATGTTATTATTTCCACTCACTGTCAGAATGATCTTGGACTTTCTACTGCTAACACCATTGAG GGTGCTCGGGCCGGTGCTAGGCAGCTGGAAGTCACCATTAATGGGATTGGTGAAAGGGCTGGAAATGCCTCCTTGGAAGAG GTTGTGATGGCCCTGAAATGCGGAGGACATATCTTCAACAATCTCCACACTGGAATCAATACAAGGCACATTTATATGACAAGCAAAATG GTTGAAGAGTACTCTGGTTTGCAGTTACAACCACACAAGGCTCTTGTGGGAGCTAATGCTTTTGCTCATGAAAGTGGCATACATCAG GATGGAATGCTTAAACACAAAGGTACATACGAAATCATATCACCGGAGGATATTGGACTTGAAAGAACCAATGAAGCTGGTATTGTATTGGGGAAACTTAG CGGACGCCATGCTATGAGGAAGCGACTTGAAGAG CTTGGATACGAACTTAAAGACGACCAAGTTGAGAGTTTGTTTTGGCGTTTCAAAGCTGTGGCTGAGCAAAAGAAG AGGATTACTGATGCTGATCTCAGAGCATTGGTATCGGATGAAGTTTTTCAGGCAGAGCCTATCTGGAAGCTTGCTGATATACAG GTGACTTGTGGAACTCTTGGTCTCTCAACAGCAACAGTTAAACTTGTTGGTGATGACGGTAGCACGCACGTTGCTTGTTCTGTTGGTACTGGGCCTGTGGATTCAGCGTACAAAGCTGTTGATCTGATTGTGAAG GAACCAGCAACTCTTCTTGAATACTCCATGGTCGCAGTCACTGAAGGCATTGATGCAATTGCGACTACCCGAGTTTTAATTCGGGGGGAAAGCAATCATGCATCTACTCACACGTTAACTGGAGAAAGTGTTCAGCGAACTTTTAG TGGGACTGGAGCAGGAATGGATGTTGTTGTTTCAAGTGTCAAGGCCTATATTGCTGCAATAAACAAGATGCTGAGCTTCAAGGAAACACCATCTGCTGAAAAAATCCCAGTCAATGCATCAAATGTTTCATAA